GCGGCATCACGGCCGTGGTGTGCAATGCTTTGATGATGAGCGCGCCGGTTATGGCGTTCTACCATACCAAGAAGCGCCTGGGCCCTACGCTGGGCTACTTGTCTTTACCGGTTTACTGGATTGCCTTTGAGCAATTGCACCTGCACTGGTTTCTCACCTGGCCCTGGCTCACCCTCGGCAACGGCTTTGCGCAGGCCAACCAGTGGGTGCAGTGGTACGAGTACACCGGCTTTCTAGGCGGCTCCGTCTGGATCTGGGCCGTAAACCTGCTGGTATTCTGGGCCTGGTTTGGCCGTGAAGGTGTAGCACCCTGGACCTTCGGGCAGGGTCGCTTCCGCTGGGCGTGGCCCGTGCTGGCCGTTGTTCTGCCGATAAGCTTGTCGTCCATTATTGGCCGCAGCTACCAGGAAAAAGGCGCTACCGCCGAGGTGCTGGTGATTCAGCCCAACGTGGACCCCTACAACGAAAAGTTTGAGAGCGGCCCCAACTTCATTTCCTACGAGGAGCAGCTCACGCGCCTGCTCACCCTCACCGGGAAAAACCTGACCCCACAAACCAAGCTGGTGCTGTGGCCCGAAACCTCCCTCGATGAAACCTACTTCGAGGATTCCTTCGATGGCAACCTGAAAATTCAGCGCATCCGGCAGTGGCTGGGCCAGCACCCCGGCGTAGAACTGGTAACTGGCCTCACCAGCGTGGGTCGCTACCGCTCCAAAGAAGAAGCCAGCTCCACGGCTCGCTTCCGCGAGGATTTAGGCTACTACGATATCTTCAACGCGGCTGTGCATTTCCCCGGCCCCGTCGGCACACCGGAGTTCTACCATAAGTCGCGGCTGGTGCCGGGCGTGGAGGGCGTGCCGCCGTGGCTGTCGGCTTTTGTTATTGATTTGGGCGGCACGGCCGGCGGCTTGGGCTCCCAGCCCGAGCGCACCGTGTACCAGACCAAAACGCCCAACCTGCGCCTGGCGCCCGTTATCTGCTATGAGTCGGTTTACGGCGACTTTGTGGCCGACTACGTGAAGAACGGCGCCACGCTCATCGGCATCATTACCAACGACGGCTGGTGGTCTGATTCCCCCGGCCATTTGCAGCATTTGCAATACGCCACCCTGCGCGCCATTGAAACCCGCCGCGACGTGGCCCGCTCCGCCAACACGGGCATATCCGGCTTCATCAACCAGAAAGGCGAAATCACTCAGCAAACCGGCTGGTGGGTGCAGGCTGTAAGCCGCGCCACCGTGCATCTGAACGAGGAGCTGACGTTCTACGTCCGCTACGGCGAGCTGATTGGGCCGGCCTGCCAGGTGCTGGCCGTGTTGCTGTTGGTCTTCACGCTGGTGCGCGCCCTCAACCGGCGCTTTTCCTCATGAGAAAAATAGCCCAAGTGGCAGCGCCAACTTCGGAAGTAGTTCGGCTAATGATTCATGCCGATGGAGACAATGGCGTTTACTTATTTGGTTATAACACTCTAGAGGACAGCAGCTCTTTATGGGACTATTGGTTCGAAAAAGTCGCCGATGCGGAAGCCACTGCTGAAGAATATGGAGTAACAGGCTCTGATTGGCAATTCATAGCGGATCCATTGGAGAATTGTCAGCAGGACTGGATAACGCCAGTCCGTGTAAAGGGGCGGGCAGAAAACCAGCCACAGTGGGGCCAGTTTGAAAAGCTTGTAAACAATGAATGGGTAGCCTTTTCGCCCACACAAAAACTATGATTGATTTCAACCAACTCAGCCTGCAGGTAGCCGAGGTAGCCCGCCGGGCCGGCCAGTTCATTCACCAGGAAGCCGCCACCTTCGACCGCGGCCGCATCCAGCACAAAGGCCTGCACGATATGGTTTCCTACGTGGACCAGGAAGCGGAAAAGCTGCTGGTGGCCGGGCTGCGGGAGTTACTGCCTGAGGCCGGCTTCATTACCGAAGAAGGCACCACCGGCGGCAGCAGCCAGGCCACCAGCGCCGGCACCGGGCTAACCTGGATTATTGACCCCCTGGATGGCACCACCAACTTCATCCACGGCCTGCCCATCTATTCCGTGAGCGTGGCTTTGATGCAGGGCCGTGAGCTGGTAATTGGCGTGGTGTATGAGGTAAACCAGCAGGAATGCTTCCGGGCCGTGCGCGGCGGCGGGGCCTTCTGCAACGAGCAGCCCATCCGGGTTTCCTCCACCCAGGACCTGAACCATTCCCTCATTGCCACGGGCTTCCCCTACAGCAACTTCAACCGCATCGATACCTACCTGCCCATCCTGAAGGAGTTTATGCGCCGCACCAACGGCGTGCGCCGCGTAGGCTCCGCCGCCATTGACCTGGCCTGGGTGGCCGCCGGCCGCTTCGATGGCTATTTCGAGTTCAACATCAACTCCTACGATGTAGCCGCCGGTATTCTGCTGGTGCGCGAGGCCGGCGGCCACGTTACGCAGTTTCTGCACGATGGCGACCCAATCTTCGGGCGGGAAGTGGTGGCTTCCAACACCGCCGTGCACGCCGAGATGCAGGAGGTAATTGGGGAGCACTGGCCAGCGCACGCGCCGGCCTAAACTTTTTCTGCGGCTCCGTAGTTTTGTGACCATCATGTGGATCCAATACCTCATCATTGCGCTCCTCTTTGCCGGAGCGGCCTTCTATGTAGGCCGCATCTTCTGGCGCGCTTTCTTCGATAAAACCGCCCACGGCTGCGCCAAAGGCTGCGGTGGCGCCTGCTCTGTTATTGATGTAGACCGCCTGCAGAAAACCATTGAGGCCGCGGCCAGTCGCCAGACTGCCAAGTAGGCGGTTTCGCTTCTCTGATATTAAAACAACCTGTCCCCGCATTGGCTACGTATAGCCGATGCGGGGATTTTCTTTTCCCCTTTCGCAATTGCTCTCCCTCCTTACCAAACGCCCTTCCCCATGCAAGACAAAGAAGAAGAACGGTCCCTTATTAATGTAGAAAACCGCCTCAATAAAGAAGGCTTCACGGCTGACTTCCGCGTAACCGATGGTCGTCTGCACACTATCAGCGAAGAATCGGCCAAGAGCTACGCGCCCGATGAGGTAACCATTGTGGATTTCTACCGCTTTGAGGGCGAAAGCAACCCCGATGATATGTCTATCCTGTACGCGCTGGAAACCGCCGATGGCGTGCGCGGCACCATTTCCTCGGCCTACGGCACCTACGGCGACTCCGACGCGCTGGAATTCCTCAAGCAGGTGGAAGACCTGGGCAAAAACCTGGATAAGAGCCACAAATAAGCTCCCCGTCTAACCCAACGCCTGACCGAGTGCGCTGCAACGCTGTTGCAGCGCACTCGCTGTTTCCGCCCCTACCAACCTCAACCATGAAAACGCTCTTTCCCACCCATCCGCTGCATGCTGCCCCTGATCTGGAGCCGCTGCTGGAGAATATTGGCGATGCCCGTCTGGTGCTGCTGGGAGAGGCCTCCCACGGCACGCACGAGTATTATACTTGGCGCACAGCCCTGAGCAAGCGCCTCATCAAGGAAAAGGGCTTTCAGTTTATTGCGGTGGAAGGCGACTGGCCCGACTGTTTTAAGGTGAATGCGGCCATTAAGCAGGACCAGGTAACCTACGGCTCAGCCTCCCGCCTGCTGCAGACCTTCAACCGCTGGCCCACCTGGATGTGGGGCAACTGGGAAATTTCAGCGCTGGTGGATTGGCTGCACCAACGCAACCAAAAACAGCCGCCGGAGCAGCGCATCGGCTTTTATGGCCTGGATGTGTACAGCCTTTGGGACTCTTTGCAGGAGATTATGCGCTACGTGGAAAAGCAGGGAGATGGTGCCGTAGAGGCCGCCCACCGGGCTTTTCGGTGCTTTGAGCCCTTCGGCAACGACCCACAGGAATATGCCGAG
The Hymenobacter sp. DG25B genome window above contains:
- a CDS encoding inositol monophosphatase family protein, producing the protein MIDFNQLSLQVAEVARRAGQFIHQEAATFDRGRIQHKGLHDMVSYVDQEAEKLLVAGLRELLPEAGFITEEGTTGGSSQATSAGTGLTWIIDPLDGTTNFIHGLPIYSVSVALMQGRELVIGVVYEVNQQECFRAVRGGGAFCNEQPIRVSSTQDLNHSLIATGFPYSNFNRIDTYLPILKEFMRRTNGVRRVGSAAIDLAWVAAGRFDGYFEFNINSYDVAAGILLVREAGGHVTQFLHDGDPIFGREVVASNTAVHAEMQEVIGEHWPAHAPA
- the lnt gene encoding apolipoprotein N-acyltransferase is translated as MPNNPTLAPAPAAIAPSAVTGWAYWLPSLLAFLSAGLLWAGWPVHPAALALLLLVAWVPYLRMEQLLVQRRASGWKVWRYSYLVLVLWNAFTTYWVSYSTLGGGITAVVCNALMMSAPVMAFYHTKKRLGPTLGYLSLPVYWIAFEQLHLHWFLTWPWLTLGNGFAQANQWVQWYEYTGFLGGSVWIWAVNLLVFWAWFGREGVAPWTFGQGRFRWAWPVLAVVLPISLSSIIGRSYQEKGATAEVLVIQPNVDPYNEKFESGPNFISYEEQLTRLLTLTGKNLTPQTKLVLWPETSLDETYFEDSFDGNLKIQRIRQWLGQHPGVELVTGLTSVGRYRSKEEASSTARFREDLGYYDIFNAAVHFPGPVGTPEFYHKSRLVPGVEGVPPWLSAFVIDLGGTAGGLGSQPERTVYQTKTPNLRLAPVICYESVYGDFVADYVKNGATLIGIITNDGWWSDSPGHLQHLQYATLRAIETRRDVARSANTGISGFINQKGEITQQTGWWVQAVSRATVHLNEELTFYVRYGELIGPACQVLAVLLLVFTLVRALNRRFSS